In the genome of Paenibacillus sp. FSL R5-0766, one region contains:
- the cdaS gene encoding sporulation-specific diadenylate cyclase CdaS: MMTRQADCDSSSMRQKLKADLHRVAERMNLTLSRFDNDSACLLGQFAEIRAEIKQIEVLASSFYLDCYLSPFTEKFAELTSSVQHLSDRRYGALIVIEREIPLESIIHSGVTVDARVTHALLESLFIPGAPLHDGAVLIRGNQIVSAGNVLPLSQAEVHERKIGTRHRAALGLSELTDAVVLVVSEETGQASFAVDGDLHPINVVETLP, encoded by the coding sequence ATGATGACTCGGCAAGCAGACTGTGACAGTTCCTCGATGAGGCAGAAGCTTAAGGCAGACCTCCATCGTGTAGCAGAACGTATGAATCTGACGTTATCCCGATTTGACAATGACAGTGCCTGTCTGCTGGGTCAATTTGCAGAGATTCGAGCGGAGATTAAGCAGATCGAGGTGCTTGCCTCTTCGTTTTATCTGGATTGTTATCTGTCACCCTTTACCGAGAAGTTTGCTGAATTAACATCGAGCGTACAGCATCTGTCTGACCGGAGATATGGGGCGTTAATTGTGATTGAACGGGAGATACCGTTGGAGTCGATCATTCACTCAGGCGTGACTGTGGATGCACGAGTGACACATGCGTTGCTGGAATCGCTGTTTATTCCCGGTGCACCTCTGCATGACGGGGCTGTGTTGATTCGTGGCAATCAGATTGTATCCGCTGGTAATGTGCTGCCGTTGTCGCAAGCGGAAGTGCATGAACGAAAAATAGGCACCCGTCATCGGGCTGCGCTGGGACTCAGTGAATTGACGGACGCCGTTGTACTGGTTGTCTCCGAAGAGACGGGACAGGCTTCATTTGCTGTGGATGGCGATTTGCATCCAATCAATGTGGTTGAAACGCTCCCTTAA
- a CDS encoding Glu/Leu/Phe/Val dehydrogenase codes for MSWFEAMEHHDYEELVLCQDRNSGLKAIIAIHDTTLGPALGGTRMWTYASEEAAIEDALRLARGMTYKNAVSGLNLGGGKTVIIGDPRRDKNEAMFRAFGRYIQGLNGRYITAEDVGTTEEDMNLIYQETDYVTGISASYGSSGNPSPATAWGVYRGIKAAAKEAFGTDLLEGKTIAVQGVGNVAMHLCKYLYEEGAHLIVTDIHKDSVKQAVDRFGATAVDPADITGVECDIYAPCALGGTINDDTLKTLKAKVVAGCANNQLLETRHGDQLYDMGIVYAPDYVINAGGVINIADELNGYNADRAWSKIGEIYSTLEKIFESSRTEGIATYVAADRLAERRIEQMKNTRSTFLQNGHHALSSRRLRK; via the coding sequence ATGAGTTGGTTTGAAGCAATGGAGCATCACGATTATGAGGAACTGGTTCTGTGCCAGGATCGAAATTCAGGGTTAAAAGCAATTATCGCCATACACGACACAACACTCGGCCCTGCGCTGGGAGGCACGCGGATGTGGACTTACGCTTCAGAAGAAGCAGCCATTGAAGATGCCCTGCGCCTTGCCCGTGGTATGACATATAAGAATGCGGTATCCGGCCTCAATCTGGGCGGTGGCAAAACCGTTATCATCGGAGATCCGCGGCGCGACAAAAACGAAGCGATGTTTCGGGCTTTTGGCCGATACATTCAAGGCTTAAACGGACGTTACATCACGGCCGAAGATGTGGGAACAACGGAAGAGGATATGAACCTGATCTATCAAGAAACCGATTATGTAACAGGCATCTCGGCGAGTTATGGTTCATCCGGTAATCCATCACCTGCAACGGCTTGGGGTGTATATCGTGGGATCAAGGCAGCAGCCAAAGAAGCATTTGGTACCGATCTGCTGGAGGGTAAAACGATAGCGGTCCAAGGTGTCGGCAATGTGGCGATGCATCTGTGCAAATATCTGTATGAGGAAGGTGCACATCTGATCGTTACGGATATCCATAAGGACTCGGTGAAACAGGCTGTGGACCGCTTCGGCGCGACAGCTGTTGATCCCGCAGACATCACTGGTGTGGAGTGTGATATCTATGCACCATGTGCACTGGGCGGCACGATTAATGACGATACACTCAAAACGCTCAAGGCGAAGGTCGTAGCGGGATGTGCCAATAATCAGCTGCTGGAGACACGTCATGGGGATCAGCTGTATGATATGGGCATCGTATATGCGCCTGACTATGTTATCAATGCAGGTGGCGTAATTAACATTGCGGATGAGTTGAACGGTTACAACGCGGATCGGGCGTGGAGCAAGATCGGAGAGATCTATTCCACTCTGGAGAAAATATTCGAAAGCTCACGTACCGAGGGCATCGCTACCTATGTTGCCGCAGATCGTCTGGCTGAGCGACGGATTGAACAGATGAAGAATACGCGCAGTACATTCTTGCAGAATGGTCATCACGCATTGAGTTCCCGGAGATTGCGCAAGTAA
- a CDS encoding methyl-accepting chemotaxis protein — translation MGKTGEKQGIGYKIKNMSLKIKLPIMISVLVVLVLLGATATSYMISSDVVVKKSKDEMNVMADRLGEGLWTAMQLQQQMSHAISVHNTFKELLQLRDTNEMTDETFFTDENPYFNRANTILTDSISDTVGTKPDLFVFDKEGTMVAGTMPEVIGQSRGDREYFKESIQGKSFISDAVVSKTGKKLIIVFSEPITDVQGNILGVFAMSVDSSFFLGQLGDIKINAQGRVEVLSRSGIIMYDSLDPSIVGQTLEADKEAMGIIEARATDKVKITSMDRDNIYYRVNQIPDADLSVVIIDDYDDIKRPLEDMQRQMVIVTLIGIALAIGVGLLISRSITRPIVRLIGLFQQLAQGNLTVKANGRYNSEFKDLAESFNGMVEQNRNLITDMNSSIHVLQASTQELEETSRQTARSIDETSATSMGIAKAMEAQSEDTEQIAGKFNSFGDKVAAMNSSAQDVKARADEIETVFHNGNEVVNELMRINEVNEREVEKISEITVKLQTSSGSISQITEAISQIAKQTNLLALNASIEASRAGEHGRGFSVVAEEIRNLAEQSSRQSKEISSIIEQNLADVAENNQSVAEIHTISSRQDELVLQTRQAFDMILEKVTVINQQIATMAGQMQEMLQNKDDVLESAHSLSASGEQVSASVEEVTATMMEQSSTVQQLANMVDTIDQLTQKLAESAARFKVE, via the coding sequence ATGGGAAAAACGGGGGAAAAGCAAGGGATAGGGTATAAGATCAAAAATATGTCACTTAAGATCAAGCTGCCAATCATGATCAGTGTACTGGTTGTTTTGGTTCTGCTCGGTGCAACGGCCACAAGTTATATGATTTCATCTGATGTTGTGGTCAAGAAAAGCAAGGATGAAATGAATGTGATGGCTGACCGCCTTGGGGAAGGGCTTTGGACAGCGATGCAGCTTCAGCAACAGATGAGTCACGCGATATCTGTACATAACACGTTCAAAGAACTCTTGCAGTTGCGTGATACAAACGAAATGACAGACGAAACTTTTTTTACGGATGAGAATCCATATTTCAACAGAGCAAATACGATTCTCACCGACAGTATATCCGACACGGTAGGCACCAAGCCGGACTTGTTCGTGTTTGACAAGGAAGGAACGATGGTGGCGGGAACCATGCCAGAAGTCATTGGGCAGTCACGGGGAGATCGGGAATATTTTAAGGAGTCCATACAGGGGAAATCCTTTATCAGTGACGCGGTTGTCTCTAAGACTGGCAAGAAGCTCATTATTGTATTCTCGGAGCCTATCACCGATGTACAGGGGAATATACTGGGTGTGTTCGCCATGTCGGTGGACAGCAGCTTTTTCCTGGGGCAACTGGGAGACATTAAAATCAATGCCCAAGGCAGAGTTGAAGTGCTGAGCCGGAGCGGTATCATCATGTATGATTCATTGGACCCTTCCATTGTGGGACAAACGCTGGAAGCGGACAAGGAAGCGATGGGAATCATCGAGGCTAGAGCCACTGACAAAGTGAAAATTACTTCGATGGATCGAGATAACATCTATTATCGCGTTAATCAGATTCCTGATGCAGATCTCTCCGTGGTCATTATTGACGATTATGATGATATCAAACGTCCATTAGAGGATATGCAGCGCCAGATGGTTATCGTGACATTGATCGGAATTGCTCTGGCTATTGGCGTAGGACTATTGATCTCTCGTAGTATTACGAGACCTATTGTTCGTCTGATCGGGCTGTTCCAACAGCTTGCTCAAGGGAATCTGACCGTCAAGGCCAATGGTAGATATAACAGTGAATTCAAGGATCTGGCGGAGAGCTTCAATGGCATGGTGGAGCAGAACAGAAACCTGATTACCGATATGAATAGTTCGATCCATGTTCTTCAAGCTAGCACTCAAGAATTGGAGGAGACATCCAGACAGACGGCAAGATCCATTGATGAGACGTCGGCGACGTCCATGGGCATCGCGAAGGCGATGGAGGCCCAATCGGAAGATACCGAGCAGATTGCAGGCAAATTCAACAGCTTTGGCGATAAAGTGGCTGCCATGAACAGCAGTGCACAGGATGTCAAGGCAAGAGCGGATGAGATCGAGACTGTATTCCACAACGGGAATGAAGTCGTGAATGAACTGATGCGTATTAATGAGGTGAACGAACGGGAAGTAGAGAAAATCTCGGAGATTACGGTCAAACTTCAAACGAGTTCGGGCAGTATTAGTCAGATCACGGAAGCCATCAGCCAGATCGCCAAGCAGACCAATCTGCTTGCATTGAATGCTTCCATCGAAGCATCCCGGGCTGGAGAACATGGCAGAGGATTTTCAGTTGTAGCCGAAGAAATTCGCAATCTGGCAGAGCAGAGTTCCCGCCAGTCCAAGGAAATCTCCAGCATCATCGAACAGAATCTGGCCGATGTAGCCGAGAACAACCAAAGTGTTGCGGAAATTCACACCATCTCGTCCAGACAGGATGAGCTTGTCTTGCAGACTCGTCAGGCGTTCGATATGATTCTGGAGAAAGTAACGGTAATCAATCAACAAATCGCCACGATGGCAGGACAGATGCAAGAGATGTTGCAGAACAAGGATGACGTACTGGAGTCAGCCCACAGTTTGTCCGCTTCAGGGGAGCAGGTATCTGCTTCGGTTGAAGAGGTAACGGCAACCATGATGGAGCAATCTTCGACAGTACAGCAGTTGGCCAACATGGTCGATACGATCGATCAATTGACGCAAAAACTGGCCGAATCGGCTGCGCGATTCAAGGTGGAGTAA
- a CDS encoding LysR family transcriptional regulator, translating to MELSDIDIVLAVARSGKISQAAKELNYAQSNVTTRIKKLEQEYQIQLFNRFPKGVVLTSKGEQFVQYATQIHNLLHDLKQDMTDPGEPSGTLKIGIVETAASSRFMEILNEYQITYPKVSISLVNATSPKVLRKKIQDDEIDGAFISGACVKEGLKVEYEMQDTVHIISKKMDTSPESLCQVSWVVFPEGCPYREMTEEFLQEEGLSARNIIEVSTMENLLSCVESGIAFTIMPCNVIHKKPDGFSVFDLADRFTHTTTTFVRGEDRYVSSALDQFMKLLNQKCITF from the coding sequence ATGGAGCTTTCCGATATCGATATTGTTCTCGCGGTGGCACGTTCAGGCAAAATCTCACAGGCCGCCAAAGAACTGAATTACGCGCAATCCAATGTCACTACGCGCATCAAAAAACTGGAGCAGGAATATCAAATCCAGTTGTTCAACCGATTTCCCAAAGGTGTTGTACTGACCTCCAAAGGAGAACAGTTCGTCCAGTACGCCACACAGATTCACAACCTTTTGCACGATCTGAAGCAGGATATGACCGATCCCGGTGAGCCTTCCGGCACGCTGAAAATCGGCATTGTGGAAACGGCGGCATCCAGCCGCTTTATGGAGATTCTGAATGAATATCAGATAACCTACCCGAAGGTGTCCATCTCACTCGTCAACGCCACTTCACCCAAAGTACTGCGCAAGAAAATACAGGACGATGAGATTGATGGCGCTTTTATCAGCGGGGCTTGTGTGAAGGAGGGTCTGAAGGTGGAATATGAGATGCAGGACACGGTTCATATCATCTCCAAGAAGATGGATACATCACCTGAAAGTCTGTGCCAAGTATCATGGGTTGTTTTCCCCGAGGGCTGCCCTTATCGTGAAATGACCGAAGAATTTTTGCAGGAAGAGGGGCTGTCCGCTCGTAATATCATCGAAGTGAGTACGATGGAAAACCTACTTAGCTGTGTGGAGTCTGGAATTGCTTTTACCATTATGCCGTGCAACGTTATTCACAAGAAACCGGATGGTTTCTCCGTATTTGATCTGGCAGATCGTTTTACCCATACCACGACTACCTTTGTCCGCGGTGAGGATCGGTATGTCAGCAGTGCGCTGGATCAATTCATGAAGCTGCTGAATCAGAAGTGCATTACGTTTTGA
- a CDS encoding alkene reductase encodes MNTRSTTLLSPVTIHQWQLRNRIVMAPLTRGFADDQDGTVTDEMVAYYEQRARDGVGLIITEGIIPNLAGKGTYGIPGLYTDEQTASWKRVTDAVHRHGGTIIAQLWHVGRLSHSDLIGTAPLAPSSLAAEGRVHKLHKPYQVPQAMSAQDIADTIQHFQTAARNAVLAGFDGIELHAAHGYLIDQFINEKTNHRTDEYGGDTEGRLRFLRDIIVAVKKEIPVDRISVRFSEKKDDNASYAWADKAGMIDAYLNLFRETGITILHPSTDHYVKAWEGEQTFHERIRSRWDGIIIGVGDLDVQTAELAIGKGSIDLAAFGRPFIANPDLVQRLHTGQQLIEYDAATHLPVLV; translated from the coding sequence ATGAATACACGTTCAACAACATTATTAAGCCCGGTAACGATTCATCAGTGGCAATTAAGGAACCGAATTGTGATGGCACCGTTGACCCGGGGATTTGCTGATGATCAGGATGGGACCGTGACGGATGAGATGGTGGCATATTATGAGCAGCGTGCGCGGGATGGCGTGGGACTGATCATCACCGAAGGCATTATTCCGAATTTGGCAGGCAAAGGCACGTATGGCATCCCCGGCTTATATACAGATGAACAGACGGCTTCTTGGAAAAGGGTCACAGATGCTGTTCACAGACATGGCGGCACCATTATTGCTCAGCTGTGGCATGTCGGCAGGTTGTCCCACTCCGATCTGATCGGAACTGCTCCATTGGCACCTTCCAGCCTTGCGGCAGAGGGACGAGTGCATAAGCTGCATAAGCCGTATCAGGTTCCCCAAGCGATGAGTGCACAGGATATAGCGGATACCATTCAGCATTTTCAGACGGCCGCCCGCAATGCGGTTCTGGCAGGGTTCGACGGGATCGAGCTGCATGCTGCGCATGGGTATCTGATCGACCAGTTTATTAATGAGAAGACTAACCACAGAACAGATGAATACGGAGGAGATACTGAGGGTAGATTGCGGTTCCTGCGGGATATTATTGTGGCTGTGAAAAAAGAGATCCCTGTGGATCGCATATCGGTACGATTCTCTGAGAAAAAGGATGATAATGCATCCTATGCTTGGGCAGACAAAGCTGGAATGATCGATGCATATCTGAACTTGTTCCGCGAGACGGGAATTACGATCTTGCATCCCTCAACAGACCATTATGTGAAAGCATGGGAAGGGGAGCAGACCTTTCACGAGCGGATTCGAAGTCGGTGGGATGGAATCATCATTGGTGTGGGGGATTTGGATGTTCAGACCGCGGAGCTGGCGATTGGTAAGGGAAGCATAGATCTGGCTGCGTTCGGGAGACCGTTTATCGCCAATCCAGATCTGGTACAGAGATTGCATACGGGTCAGCAATTGATTGAGTATGATGCTGCTACGCATCTGCCCGTGTTGGTGTGA
- a CDS encoding MFS transporter has product MSLFKTYAGLSRDIYYLCLARTINSTGDFVFSLITLVLTLQMGMNVVSAGIFVSMAALISGPGVLLGGYLSDLMGKKTIIVIGQLLSAILIISCSFWSGTITVGYLLIAVMFFISITRPAYNALIIQLCTEEKERKSAFSLMYLGANLGIAIGPLIAGFFIKDHVNIVFISIGTVFLISTFIIINQVKIGTRKELASTNSEHAGQQEQQRSSQPPSPLFRLLLKNPLVAFFIVVSFLNYFIYMQYSFSLPLQMNHSFGENGAAYYGSVMTINAISVIILTTVILSATRKLTALNSIATGALFYGIGFGALNLLGTFPHFSIVALSTVLWTIGEILVQTNINLYIASRVPDTHQGRFNGLLLFVGCLGYTLSPYLTGIFIKSMDMESVWIIILAVSLFYALSMIILWYIEKSSTRGNEMKPLDHSKSI; this is encoded by the coding sequence TTGTCGTTATTCAAAACCTACGCGGGTCTGAGCCGCGATATCTATTATCTCTGTTTAGCCAGAACGATTAACAGCACGGGAGATTTTGTATTTTCCCTAATTACCTTGGTGCTTACGTTGCAGATGGGCATGAATGTGGTCAGTGCAGGGATCTTTGTGTCCATGGCAGCCCTGATTAGCGGACCCGGTGTACTTCTCGGCGGCTATTTAAGCGATCTTATGGGCAAAAAAACGATTATTGTCATCGGACAACTGTTGTCTGCCATCCTGATTATAAGCTGCTCTTTTTGGTCAGGCACCATTACCGTTGGTTATCTTCTGATTGCAGTCATGTTTTTCATCAGCATTACCCGGCCTGCTTATAATGCACTGATTATTCAACTGTGCACGGAGGAGAAAGAGCGAAAGTCCGCCTTTTCCCTCATGTATCTGGGGGCCAATCTGGGTATAGCCATCGGACCACTGATCGCTGGTTTTTTCATCAAGGATCATGTCAACATTGTCTTTATAAGTATCGGTACCGTGTTTCTGATATCTACCTTTATCATCATCAACCAGGTTAAGATCGGCACGCGCAAGGAATTGGCATCAACAAACAGCGAACATGCTGGACAACAAGAACAACAACGATCGAGCCAACCGCCTTCGCCGTTATTCAGACTACTGCTGAAAAACCCACTCGTTGCCTTTTTCATCGTTGTGTCATTTCTTAACTATTTTATCTATATGCAATACTCATTTAGCCTCCCACTCCAGATGAATCACTCGTTTGGCGAGAACGGGGCAGCCTATTACGGCTCTGTCATGACTATCAATGCCATTAGCGTCATTATTCTTACCACCGTGATCCTGTCCGCTACACGCAAATTAACTGCCCTAAACTCCATAGCTACAGGCGCACTCTTCTATGGAATTGGATTTGGAGCCTTGAACCTGCTCGGAACCTTCCCCCATTTTTCCATCGTCGCCTTATCCACGGTGCTGTGGACCATTGGAGAGATTCTCGTGCAGACCAATATCAACCTGTATATTGCTTCGCGTGTACCCGATACACATCAGGGGCGGTTTAATGGCTTGCTGTTATTCGTAGGTTGCCTGGGTTATACACTTAGCCCATATTTGACAGGCATTTTCATCAAAAGCATGGACATGGAAAGTGTATGGATCATTATTCTGGCTGTCAGTCTGTTCTATGCGTTGTCTATGATCATTCTCTGGTATATCGAAAAAAGCTCAACAAGAGGAAACGAAATGAAACCACTGGATCACTCCAAAAGTATCTGA
- a CDS encoding ATP-grasp domain-containing protein → MKTIVYISDFRLPTGLNFVKPLQKLADHKKILIIERYNLHHAERLQNFFDEIRYVDHLESVDAIREHMVQIRESHSISALLTPGENAIEIGGQLRSEFGIPGMQRNQAEAVRNKWIMKQMLHQRGIRTSEIAIALHEQDYIRFTAVHGFPIIVKPLSGYGSINTFKLSSMEELVHYLHHTRQAQQRDLLEEFIHGTEFHCDSIVSKGKVVFASVSQYLYNCLDIATKQKPPASITFPEGTEADFIHHIKELNEQVIAALGINHSVTHAELFLTPEGEVVFGEIGARIGGSHVMPPCIKNTHGVDFFEAVTDLEVGIYEFKQQETRHKFTGMICFPSHAGVIQHISGIEDYADIPGIIEFNVSYQVGQRAGDVNDTMTRSGYAIVEGDSFEELRQTLLDMYDRFKIEVTIAETV, encoded by the coding sequence ATGAAAACGATTGTATACATATCTGATTTCAGGCTACCTACTGGATTAAACTTCGTTAAACCTTTGCAGAAATTGGCGGATCACAAGAAAATTCTGATTATTGAACGGTACAATCTGCATCATGCCGAGCGGCTTCAGAATTTCTTCGACGAGATTAGATATGTTGATCATCTGGAGTCCGTAGATGCCATACGCGAGCATATGGTGCAGATCCGAGAATCCCATTCCATCTCTGCTTTGTTAACGCCGGGTGAGAATGCGATTGAGATCGGTGGTCAGCTCCGTTCCGAGTTCGGGATCCCCGGTATGCAGCGCAATCAGGCTGAGGCTGTTCGCAACAAATGGATCATGAAACAAATGCTGCATCAACGCGGAATTCGTACATCCGAAATTGCCATTGCTCTCCATGAACAGGACTATATTCGTTTCACTGCTGTACACGGCTTCCCGATTATTGTGAAGCCACTCAGCGGATATGGAAGTATCAATACGTTCAAATTGTCCAGCATGGAGGAACTGGTACATTATCTTCACCATACAAGACAAGCACAGCAAAGGGATTTGCTGGAGGAATTCATCCACGGTACGGAGTTTCATTGTGATTCCATTGTGTCCAAGGGCAAAGTTGTATTTGCATCTGTTTCCCAATACCTGTATAACTGCCTGGATATTGCGACGAAGCAGAAACCTCCGGCCAGTATTACGTTCCCTGAAGGCACGGAAGCTGATTTTATCCATCACATCAAAGAACTCAATGAACAGGTCATTGCTGCCTTGGGTATCAATCATTCCGTAACACATGCCGAACTTTTTCTGACTCCGGAAGGAGAAGTGGTGTTTGGAGAAATTGGTGCAAGAATCGGGGGATCACATGTTATGCCTCCTTGTATCAAGAACACCCATGGCGTTGATTTCTTCGAAGCCGTCACTGATCTAGAAGTTGGAATATATGAATTTAAGCAACAGGAGACGCGCCATAAATTCACAGGCATGATCTGCTTCCCTTCACACGCAGGGGTAATTCAACACATATCCGGGATAGAGGATTATGCCGATATCCCTGGCATCATTGAGTTCAATGTATCCTATCAAGTCGGGCAGCGCGCCGGGGACGTCAACGATACCATGACCCGATCAGGCTATGCTATCGTTGAGGGTGATTCGTTCGAGGAATTGCGTCAAACCCTGCTGGATATGTACGATCGTTTCAAGATTGAAGTGACGATTGCTGAAACCGTATAA
- a CDS encoding DUF2000 family protein, with translation MKRIAIILDKNLEPGAAANVAALLMGQAALNEPALYSDQPVLDHSGVQHAGIRHSTVILKAGENQLINLAKLCSDDSGGLSHVVFSQTGQSLNNAFEQYAVEIASMELEATKVVGVIVWGEDDQVRAATKKFSVMK, from the coding sequence ATGAAGAGAATTGCTATTATACTGGATAAAAATCTGGAACCTGGCGCCGCCGCCAATGTGGCTGCCCTGTTAATGGGACAAGCAGCCCTGAATGAGCCGGCGTTATATTCTGATCAACCTGTGCTGGATCATAGCGGCGTTCAGCATGCGGGCATCCGACACAGCACTGTCATTCTGAAGGCCGGGGAGAATCAACTGATCAATCTGGCCAAACTCTGCTCAGATGACAGCGGGGGACTGAGCCATGTTGTTTTTTCACAGACAGGCCAGTCGCTCAACAATGCCTTTGAACAATATGCAGTTGAGATTGCTTCGATGGAATTGGAAGCTACCAAAGTGGTAGGTGTCATTGTATGGGGCGAGGATGATCAAGTTAGGGCAGCGACCAAAAAATTCAGTGTCATGAAATAA
- a CDS encoding MFS transporter — protein MMDMRQQVKKAPVPTWIIFLLASACGLIVANLYYAQTVIGPISITTGLSSAAAGLIVTLTQIGYVIGLLFIVPLSDITENRRLVVLFLIVLVVALIAAAFLPTAVVFLTASLFIGIGSVVAQILVPYATYLTSEEQRGRVVGNVMSGLLLGIMLARPVASFITSLFGWQTVFVFSAIVITLLMLLLSRALPARQPEPTLKYGQLIVSLGTLFRTMPLLRRRAFYQASLFGAFSLFWTTVPLRLANDFDMSQQGIAWFALAGVGGAIAAPIAGRLADRGLTRILTGAAMVIAAASFGLAYVFQSHSTFALILLVIVAITLDMAVSGNLVLGQRIIYSLGSEARGRVNGIFMSIFFVGGAIGSSLGSWSYANGGWSLTTLIGLIMPLLALVYYLTEKKAAVISNHL, from the coding sequence ATGATGGATATGAGACAACAAGTGAAGAAGGCACCTGTACCCACCTGGATTATTTTTTTGCTGGCATCAGCTTGTGGATTGATCGTGGCAAACCTGTATTATGCTCAGACCGTTATCGGACCGATCAGCATCACAACGGGGCTGTCTTCTGCCGCTGCCGGATTAATTGTGACGTTAACACAGATTGGCTATGTCATTGGTTTGTTGTTCATCGTGCCACTCAGTGACATTACCGAGAATCGACGCCTGGTTGTTCTTTTCCTCATCGTACTGGTTGTTGCCCTGATTGCTGCAGCTTTCTTGCCCACCGCTGTTGTATTTCTGACTGCCTCTCTATTCATTGGTATAGGTTCTGTTGTCGCTCAAATTCTGGTGCCCTATGCAACATATCTTACTTCCGAGGAACAACGCGGACGGGTTGTTGGCAATGTAATGAGTGGTCTGTTGCTGGGCATTATGCTGGCTCGTCCTGTCGCAAGCTTTATCACCAGCCTCTTCGGATGGCAGACGGTCTTTGTATTCTCCGCCATTGTCATAACACTTCTAATGCTGCTCCTATCACGTGCTCTTCCTGCTCGCCAGCCTGAACCCACCTTGAAATACGGGCAATTAATCGTGTCCTTGGGCACACTGTTCAGAACGATGCCGCTGCTGCGCCGCCGGGCGTTCTATCAGGCCAGTCTCTTTGGTGCTTTCAGCTTGTTCTGGACCACGGTTCCGCTCAGACTCGCTAACGATTTTGACATGTCACAGCAAGGCATTGCCTGGTTCGCACTGGCTGGTGTCGGAGGTGCTATTGCGGCTCCTATTGCCGGGAGACTGGCTGATCGCGGATTAACACGTATTCTGACAGGTGCTGCCATGGTGATCGCTGCTGCTTCGTTTGGTCTTGCTTATGTGTTCCAGAGCCACTCCACATTTGCATTGATCCTGCTTGTGATCGTGGCGATCACACTGGATATGGCTGTCTCGGGAAATCTGGTGCTGGGTCAACGCATCATCTATTCGTTAGGAAGTGAAGCGAGAGGACGTGTGAATGGCATATTCATGTCGATCTTTTTTGTCGGCGGTGCGATAGGTTCATCCCTTGGAAGCTGGTCTTATGCTAACGGAGGCTGGAGTCTCACAACGCTGATTGGCCTGATTATGCCGCTGCTCGCTTTGGTGTATTACTTAACCGAAAAGAAAGCTGCCGTTATCAGCAATCATCTATAA
- a CDS encoding TetR/AcrR family transcriptional regulator, giving the protein MTAKRGRPRNMETQNAILTASYELLLEHGFGAVTIEKIAERAQVSKATIYKWWPNKGAVIMDGYMSAATARLPVPDTGSVLEDIRIHASNLVRFLTSREGKVITQIIGEGQSDAGLAEEYRTRYIQPRRREARGILEKGVERGELKEGVDIGLYIDLIYGPVFYRMLVTGEAMDDAFVDVMLRSLLEGIQSK; this is encoded by the coding sequence ATGACTGCCAAAAGAGGACGTCCGCGTAACATGGAAACCCAGAATGCCATTCTTACAGCATCGTATGAGTTGTTGTTGGAGCACGGATTCGGGGCAGTTACAATCGAGAAGATTGCTGAACGTGCACAGGTGAGCAAAGCCACTATCTACAAATGGTGGCCGAATAAAGGCGCTGTCATCATGGACGGATATATGTCTGCTGCAACGGCAAGATTACCTGTACCGGATACAGGCTCGGTATTGGAAGATATACGCATACATGCGAGTAATCTGGTTCGTTTTTTGACCAGTCGGGAAGGAAAAGTGATTACACAGATTATTGGGGAAGGGCAGTCGGATGCAGGGCTTGCCGAAGAATACCGTACAAGGTACATCCAACCACGTCGGCGTGAAGCTCGGGGGATTCTGGAGAAGGGCGTGGAGCGCGGCGAATTGAAGGAAGGGGTGGACATTGGATTATACATTGATCTGATCTATGGGCCGGTGTTCTATCGTATGTTAGTGACGGGGGAAGCGATGGATGATGCGTTTGTAGATGTGATGCTCCGTTCATTGTTGGAAGGCATTCAGTCCAAGTAG